In the Telopea speciosissima isolate NSW1024214 ecotype Mountain lineage chromosome 2, Tspe_v1, whole genome shotgun sequence genome, one interval contains:
- the LOC122650157 gene encoding uncharacterized protein LOC122650157 — translation MASTVTTHFSWVFSTTSQNFPKSSQFSHQSLLHLNTTNFQLNRIPIHLSRFSVPKPRAAQTDQETTSSLLLQEKLQEVEESVKILKNAAKTRKVAAEEVLAALAVMEKAKLDPSEFLNTLGGSESPGRTWMLIFTAKDRLKSGTYFPITAVQRFDAVGKRIENGVFFGPLGCLTFEGRFSWKKRILAFIFECIRIKVGSFSPLQISLGQKDEREPSTKKDPFFIWFYIDEEIAVAQGRGGGTAFWCRCRRVT, via the exons ATGGCATCAACTGTAACCACCCACTTCAGTTGGGTCTTTTCCACCACATCTCAAAACTTTCCCAAATCCTCACAGTTCTCTCACCAAAGCCTTCTCCATCTTAATACCACAAACTTCCAGCTTAACCGAATTCCGATCCACCTTTCTAGATTCTCGGTACCAAAGCCCAGAGCAGCTCAAACGGATCAAGAAACTacatcctctcttcttctccaagaaaAACTGCAGGAAGTTGAGGAAAGTGTGAAGATTCTCAAGAATGCAGCAAAGACAAGAAAAGTTGCAGCAGAGGAGGTACTCGCCGCCCTTGCTGTGATGGAGAAGGCTAAGCTTGATCCTTCTGAATTTCTCAATACGCTTGGAGGATCTGAATCACCTGGAAGAACCTGGATGCTTATCTTCACTGCTAAG GATCGTTTGAAGAGTGGTACCTATTTCCCTATTACTGCTGTTCAACGATTTGATGCAGTG GGAAAAAGGATTGAGAATGGAGTATTCTTTGGGCCTCTTGGATGCTTAACATTTGAAGGGAGATTTTCatggaagaagagaatattggcGTTTATTTTTGAGTGTATCAGAATAAAGGTTGGGTCATTTAGTCCACTTCAGATAAGCCTGGGGCAAAAAGATGAGAGGGAGCCAAGCACCAAAAAAGATCCCTTCTTCATCTGGTTTTACATAGATGAGGAAATTGCTGTGGCTCAAGGAAGAGGTGGTGGAACAGCTTTCTGGTGCCGCTGTCGCCGTGTGACATGA